Within Aricia agestis chromosome Z, ilAriAges1.1, whole genome shotgun sequence, the genomic segment AGCTCATGAGCAAGACTCACGAGCTTGTTGCTTGTTGCTTATTTTGAAAAGATATACTTAGTTATTATCAAACATATTTCTAAGCAAGCATTATCCTGTTCATAATAGTAATTCAATTTAACCATGACCTTAATTTTCCATTCAGTTGCAAAGATTCTAGGCCGCGGTTGACGTTAGAAACAGAAGCCGCGTAGAATATATTTGAACATAATATCCATAAACACTTCTAGAAAGAtagtaaacaataattatataaaatacattactcTATCCCAAGATACTTCTTTATCatcgtaaatatttagttttcaAGTACTATTCTCCattcgggctaacttgtcgctagaggtcattgactccctgtcaaaaacttgtcattttccatattataaaaccacgataaacaatatctgacacttcattgtcaatcgcggtttatatggaaaatgacatgTTTTGACAGGGATttaatgaccgctagcgacaagttagcccgagtggagtatagttatCGAAGATGTAGAGGCAGATGGACTTGCGTAATtgggtcgcgttatgtcaaactcagaCAACTTAAAGGCCTCTAGACGTTCGGGAAGAAACACCTAACCCAAGGTGACCTTTGTCGGATGTTGGTCCTGACCATTTTTCAATTATTCGTTTTTCCCGACCGAGAGGCCTTTAAAAGGCCTTTATTGAGTTGACATACTTAACCCGACCATATGACGTAGGTTCGCCATCTGTgtatcaatttcttcaatgtaCTTACTCCTATATGTCCGGTCATTTCCAAAGCAATAGACACGAGGTCCCGGTGCTCAAATAGCTCATCCGGGAGCGGCGGAGCAGCTCTCGTCAAGTTGGACCTGGCACGGAAACCCTTGTGGAGCCGCAGGGTACACTCGCAGAATATGTACCTCAGTATCAGCAGACGGAGGTAGTCGTCGCCTAGAAACGGGTAATAGACTGGATCTGGAAAGGATTAATAAAGAAGGATAACTAGAAATTTAAGAAAGTAGATTCTTGAAGTGAACAAAAGTAGTAGCAGTAAAGCAGTTCATTGTTATGCTCAATGCAGGGTGtgcaattgaaaaaaaatatactgaaaAAGCTCTTTCGAATTTCTCTAATGCCAAGCCCCGccaccatatgtgcaatgtgtgcattgcacacattgctatctatatatatcctctaggggcgccaaattgtcATCTTTAGGGGCGTCAATACTAAGgtccaaaaaatttgcctaaaggggcgccaaaatcctttttttgcacacaggcgcgagtagcccttacgggggccctgatgTTAAGTACTCACAAACGGTTTCGCTCGATAGTTTTGCTCCgcatcgagtaataattactgtgtggaccgcaaaactcacagctcgaaggctcgcatctagccggctcgatggatttagaataaaactatcgagcaatgctgaatgtgtggacaaaatcccgagccgcgggttttactcgacgttattgcttgatcgagcaaaaccgtatgtgagttcGTAGCATAAGGATATAAATTGTAAGCCATCTCGATAGGAAGATTAAGGTGTTCTTACCCATTCTTACTCTCAGCAATAATCTAACGCACTCTTTCATGAACACATCCAAAAGGCTTATACATTTGTCCCAAATTGGTATTGGTAGGGTGAATACGTCGCAAGTATTACATAGTCCAGCGATAGGGTTGTGCAAGTATAATGTGAAAAGTCCACCCTTTTTCCGACGATCTGAGAAAAATTTATATCACAAATCAGTCTCGAATAAAAGATGAGCCTTCTCGCCCCTATGGTATTATAgcgttagatattttttaatgcagaagtgcatgggcgtaccgattGGGGGGGCAGGGGgtgggggcagctgccccccccctggatcatgttgacgtccctactaagtatattatctagtacttttatctataaaataaaaaattaagaacgattttttgccatttgtttgcaatacaatatttttacaactaaaaattattaattttttattctttataaacacctagcttatgaaaaatctgatttgccccccccccccccccctggcccagaacctgggtgatttgcccccccctggcaccagaacctgggtaatttgcccccccttggcccagaacctgggtacgcccatgaagaAGTGTCCGTTATGATTTTATATAGCCTTAAAATGTCTATATTGCAAATCCAGAATAATCATGATTCTACTGACCGTTGATACCCACTGGTAGCTCCAGAGGTGACATTAGTATGACAAGAGGTTGTCCGAATATCCTGGGTATGTGTTGAAAAGCATACGAGTTATCCGAGTCCACTATGATGAAGAGAGGCTTCCTCGTGAAAGGTTGCAAGTCCCCTGGGTACAGAATCTGTTGCTCCTTATACTTCGGCACCGTGTCTTTCCTTTCTTTATTGCACTCCTTGAAAATATCCGATTTAGAAGTTGTTATCAGCCCACCGATGTCATATCCATCTAAAATTATGAGATTAGTTTTACTTTTCAGCAGTTTACAGATTTTTCAAAAAAGAGAGACCAAAGCTTGTTACAATTATACGAgtaaagcgccatctagtgtcaaCTTTGTTATGGCAAAAAGGAACAAGGGGTCGTTTCGttataaaacgccatctatatGATAAGGTCTGTACTAATTTTAAGAACTACAGGCTACAGCTGAACATTTTCAGACGACAGCTATATCTATTGGTAGAAATTGACAAAACTATTCTGTTATTTTTCCGCCAGATAGCGCTTTGCTAATGTAGCAAATAACTAAATATCGCGAGCGAAATGCGAGAAATCCAGAGTTGAGGTGCGGGGTGGTGCGACAATTTTTTCCACACTAGGGAAGTGTAATATGAAAATACAggagcataaaatatatttaattggaTTGATTGGAGCTCTCACGTGAATTGTAGTCTGTAGACTGAAAATCattgtaagataataattattcaattaaaattattacattgcTCCAGGTCCGCTGGTGCCTGGGAGCTAAATTTAAATTACGCTCGAGGCAAAAACCGATGGCGTTTGATATTAATTTTCCTGGTCTTAGctcttttatttcataataacatAGCTTTGAGCAAttgaatctatatacgataaAAATGCTTACAATCCTCTGGATGCTTATTCTGATTGGGGTGGTAGCCATCAGCTGAAATGTAGATTAGGATGGCGCCATTGACGGTCAGGTCGTTACAACTACTGGCCAAGTATATGAGAACTTGGCTCGGTGACGGTTTGAATAAAAGATATTTATGCGGATTCTCTGGGCGTAGACCGTTTTCTTGGATgcctaaaataaaattttacaaaacatttttagaAGACAGTCAAGAACAAAAATCATCTATAAATTCGAAGAGATTTCGATCCATAACAAGACAACTAATGCATTGCTTATGCCAAAAAAATTGCTTCGATGAAATAAAATTCGCATTCAGCATAAATCTATTATTGGAAATATAAACCTTTAAAATGCGTTTGATGCAATGACTTATGCAAAGCTTGtgataaatcaatattcaaGATAATTACATTGTACTATTATCTTTTTATCATCAAATTATTCATCCGCcaagcatttaaaaaaaattacaaagcatAAATAAGTAGAGTAACAgccataaacatatttttattaaataatttgcaaaacgctttaaaacactttaaaaattgcAATGAATGATGGCGTAGACGCGTAGTAGAGACttgtctaaaatattatttaaattatgataaATTAAAAGTCCAGCTTATATATTGtctgataaataatatttagagaTTATAACATCGACCTCGAAAGTTACCTTTAGGTATAGGAGCGGGCCCTTTGGCGGTAGAGCTTGAGCGGCAATGCGGAGAATCCTCAGGAGTTTCGGACTCACGTTCCAAATTCTGTAGAATCCTGAACATGTCTATGGTCAGTTCAGAAAACTTCACTTGGTAGGATCCACTGCCTATGATAACCGCGTCCTGGAGTGTGAGATACATCTGAGGGGTCTTCTCAATTGGTGGTATGGTCATGTTGTTTACTCGTCCGCTGAAATAAAGATTTACTAATATTGATGTTCAGcaatttttcttataaatcagaaattaaaatatattctactAGTTAccactaaaaataattaatattattatttattggtagCCTTTGAATTTTATTCTtttctttaattattgtttattataaattatatattctttCCGTTTCAGCTGGTAAAGCAACCAAAATAGGTTAATTTTGTCAGACTGAAGATATTCTAGAAAATGGTAATTTATTGTTAGTAATTTAGTAtattagagcctgtttcaccactttcttattaagtgccgaataggctattcacaaattttctatacttgatctgtcaagttaattgttggatagcctattcgtcacttatcaggaagtgttgaaacaggcccttagtcttgaATCTCACTAACCTAATAGTAAGTGCCACAGACGGGTTATCAGGATATATAACAGCGATCCCGGGTTCCGCAATCAAGAACGCTTTAACCTCCTCCAAAACCACATTCCATTCCGCCTGATCTTCTGGATCGTAAGTCGCACCATATTCTATCACTTGTCTATCTAACTCTCTCACCAATTCCTTTATCAGCTTGGATTTCTTCAATAATATCGCCACGACTATAAACCTGGCGTAGTATCTTAGCTTCTTGACCATGAGCTCGCATTTGTCCTCTCTGTTCGCTTTGGTGTAGTACGATCTTCCACGTATCGCATGGTAAAACGCGAATGCTTCTCGAAGATACGCTGTTTCGCTCGTCCTGAggctaaaatttaaaatacaattgaaAGTGTTAAGTCTTGCCATCTTGACTACATATTAAGTACTAAGTTTAATTTAAGCTGAGTGTCTactaaattatttaacttttaagtataGTTTTATCTGGGAAAACGTACTGGAGGATTGAAGATGGCAGagataatatctaatataagAAATACAGACCTATACTTGCAATTCGCGTAGGTCTACCataatctgatggcaaattttgacggcagatttaaaaaaaaatatccttgatcattcttaaacgggcaaaaggcccaccacacattcccaccactgcaactcctgtgtcgccaggatcaacagtggcaaccaactacgaaaaccctttgatatgatctcagggatgcccgagggacaagctaaatctgttttgggacccgcaacgaaattaatcagaagaaaggtaggaggagtaggagatatccaatttccctccccaagcaaagcgggagacagccaaattgtaatgacaattAATGTCTGAACAagagggggaagcaccacgggaacaaaaatataagtacttaatacaatatgcctacttcataaaaatgatataatatatttataatggcaaacttgtgttcgattgtttccaatagtatttatgacaaaaacttTGAAAAGCACGGAAATTCTTTGCGCTGCCTACGAGATCATCGTAGTATACGGCTCCAGAAACACATTGGAGGCTGTTTAACATATCGGTTCCTTCCTCATGCCAGAGATCGCCATTAAGATGTTTCTAAAACAAGAGAGAACTTACTTAGCGagatccttgatcattggataaatttttatatttgcatgtttcacacacagaataagccactttaaggaaaaaaaggatcaaaatgttttattccaattaccccggtattgctagagtcaatttcatttctcactttttgccatcagattctggtagacctataataatacCTATAAGGAAAATCATATAGCAAATTACACAGCGCACAATCTTAAATCAAACTATCGAAGATTCTAAGTTCGGCGCGACAAACAACGTCTGAATAGACGGTAACGACCTGATCTAGTATACCAGTATCGGCGCGAAGTTAATACAACGCGCAACGTCTGAAAAGACGCCAACGACCTGATCTAGCATACCATCTTGCACGGTCGAAAATCTTACTTTTCTACCTCATATTCccataatagtattttaaaaagactgactgcaaattgtacgtaataattgaaaattaaagaatcatggccaaatttgtataggagctggactcgacttttatttttgatgtcccaaaataaactatagttagatttggttgttctaatgctctaaacataattccgtttgagaattatgtctaaatagccacgattttttataataattaataacgtttataattattttgaggttagacgtaagaactacctttttcccgactgcggtgtggcctacaagtgtatattcggcgatctcgtttctaattatttcaatttttcctagagtattacccaaaaaataaaacgattgcgaatgatcgccggctgtcagaacataacgaaactaaaatatattgatcttttttttgtggctatttatagacacatttctaatgattttcgatgtcttaaaatattagggaatttttgctattaatggcatatcgggacgccaccgcccacctggtacgatttggccattATTCTTTCCCTATTACAAACACTACTGAATCGACTTTGATGAAACTTGTagcattccctaagttgaacaatacccaGTACAACAAAAagaagaatcacttaaatcggagatatgcgaacacaaacatacaaTATATTACATATACAGTTTCGAAAATTTGTTTTGTTCAGACGTTTATATAGACTAACATGTAtacgaaaactggacagttctggaaatattacattgaTAACcaccttttttgaagtcggttaaaaacaaaagCAAGTTGTACAAACTCACTAAAAGTGGTAATACAGCTGGCCGATCTTGGACGCTATCTCGCCGATCTGCCACCGCTTGAGGCCGTATCGTGTGTCCAGTATCAGACGATGTTGCTGCTGGAACTTCCACAGCTTGGTGTAAACGTCGAACGTGCGACCGAAGTACGACTGCCATTGCTTGTGGCCGTATGGAGGGAGCTCCCTGAAAcgttaaacaataattttttttttaaattcacatctcaaaaagtaagactttttttgcagtaaaatggtaaattacttactaatattattaagtatgttaaTTGTGTCAAAATAGATgtgtttatttgaaaaaaaaaagcatgagcaattattatgcattttatttctattttgcTATAAACAGTcgttaaaaaatattaggaGGTAGAAATAAAacggtaatttaaaaaactGAAACCCGACTGCATTTTGGTATACCCCGTGTAACTTTCAGCCTCATAAGCTAAACTCCATCAACATGCATTCTGAGTACAGAGTGCCAAACAAATATACAaggtgtcacaaaactaagtgatacttaatacagtagcagcgctaaaatagCAATTTTTCGTGATTTGTATGGATAACTTTATTGTCATACAAATATGAAAAagaagttactctttcagcgctgctactttcacagcgaactctacacATATtcacacatacacaccttaaagaattatcatcacttagttttgttacacactgtataatgtatatatatatatatatatatatatatatatatatatatatatatatatatatatatatatatatatattaatgtaCTCTAGTAATACTGCATAACCCTCCTGACGCAGTCTGGCGACAAGCAagtcataaaacattttttaaattaccttaACCCGTTAAACAGTTGTTTGGATTTCTCAAGCAGATGACAGAATTCAATGATGATTTTCCTCTCATGGTCATCCAGGGGTGTCATCTTAACCATCCGTCTGTCCCTATGTTCCCGATGATCCCGATGGTCTCTATGGTCTCGGTGGTCTCTGAGGTCTCGGTGTTCTCGGGGGTCTCGGTGGTCTCTGTGGTCTCCCTCGCGATGGTCCCTCTCGTACTCCGGCCGCCAATCCGGATCGATTTCGTCTCGATAATAATCTCTATGACGTCGCATGTACAAATTTTTCTTCGACTTTTGCGTTAAAATATATTCcccttaattttgttacaattcCCATCTAAATTTGTACGCTGATACATctttattctattctataatACTTTTGATACTTCAGCAAATATAAAGCTAATTAAAGCTTAATTTCACTAATTGAGAATCTTATAGCGAGTTTCTCTCAGTTATTAGTAttcaaatttatattttattgaaatatcttTGGTATCTTCTATAATTATgattgttattaaataataattaaattgatCTATTGATTCTATTGATTTGCAGCTTTCGTTTCGACCCCGTGATTTGAATATGATGAATAGCCCAAAAATAAGATGACCGTCAGCTGTTGTTCGATTGTGCAGTGATATCTGTAAaggaaataatttaaattaatttaagcccaaaacttacataatatcatcACAGAGCTGCACTGTGACACAGTTTTAACTAGTACAGCTCCCAACGATAACAACTGAATTTGCATTGTGATTATCTTAAATGTGTcttatttataagttttaaatcttatatctttaaacgagcaattcttaaatatatatactaactatttgaccgagctttgctcgttaTTCGATaatacacgaataaaatgacattttctaaaaatgattcctagctagatcgatttatcacccccgaaaccccctatatactaaattattatattattattaccacaaTAAACAGTTAGTTCTGTCTACAAGTATCATCCTTGAGGTGCGGAACAATTTTTTAGACGATATTGTAGAATTTGCTACGAGCCTGACATTTTACATCCAAAGCGCTACGTAAACTGTTCTACAAGTTGCGTAGAGCCGCGCCGTAGCAGCGGAGACTACGACGCTTGAGCTACGTCGCGTCGCAGATTAGAGCAATACTACGCGTATGTCTACGCTCTGTCAGTGTCTACGATatacagcgtgtaacaaaactaagtgataatactttaggttgacCCCCCTATATAGAAATTgctgcgaaagtagcagcgttgaaatagtaacttttttcacctttgtatggaatttATGACGCGGGGCTGCTTGTCCATTCGAatgacaaacatttttgctctttcagcgctgctaccttcacagtgaacCCTATATACGGGATacatacacacactaaagtatcatcacttagttttgttacaccttgtatattagtATGTTCATGAAATCTATACTACAATCATGTAAAgataaagtttgtttgtttctgaTTGCTTCTGAAACTATATTAACCGGTTTTGATAGCCACAGGTACGAAGTAGGCCACAGAAAACGACAGGCAAATTTTTATCGCGGTTAAATCTTTTTCGCATACTTATACGATTGGcgaaatcatattttgtattacttttttataaaaataataatatacttacttaacacaatttacaaaaaaatatcgtAAATTATGTAACCAATTAGTAGcaacaaataatttaataccttcattaatgataaaatattttacataatatttttctcacagataattattaaaagattaaaataagataagctgtattaaatatatttttgtagagTTGAAAAACAGAGCCCGACAAAAACAGAGAGCTTACGCGAagtgtttttttaatgatagaaaaaaatattatattttctattcattacataaagttgatatacctagcggaatagagaaacaaaggcctgagcaagatgtcactatcagtaacattgcgtgctaaaaagagacgtgtgatacatgacagcagaaccaattttgttcatctgttttaatattataaaatatgtgaaattgTAACGCTGGATGTTTGTAACGCTTTCACGACTTGACAATTCATCATGAAACTTTGCACACACACTCTTGGAGGTATCAGAagtaacataggatactttatattaaaaaaaaaaaataaccaaaactaaaaaaaaaatgttcacatggacgcggacgaagtcgttgtcaacagctagtattatttaatCCAGCGTGAAATACGCCTAGTTTCATAATAATAGCAATGCAATTTGCACGGCTacatttgataatattatataattatgttagtCAGCCACAATACCCACTTGGTATTGCGGCTGATTAAATGAGCATAATAATACCTGCATCTCCGACAAAATtctttattgcgcgggaacttTAATTTTTTCCGGGAATTCAATTTTTTGGGACGGGACTTCAATTGGACTTAAAGACTTcaattatctccatacccagcaaaatcagttttttttttaatatgaaataagggggcaaacgagcaaacgggtcacctgatggaaagcaacttccgtcgcccatggacactcgcagcatcagaagagctgcatgtgcgttgccggccttttaagagggaatagggtaataggggagggtagggaagggaagggaataggggagggtaggaaagggaatagggtaggggattgggcctccggtaaactcactcactcggcgaaacacagcgcaagcgctgtttcacgccggttttctgtgagaacgtggtatttatccggtcgagccggcccattcgtgctgaagcatggctctcctagttcagcggttttggcttCAAGAGGTAAttatagacagacacacagatagaaagacagacagacgaaaaAGACAGAAACActattgcatttataatattagtatataatagatattattatctaatcttatatatttaaacgagcaattcttgtatatatatatcccacacccaccgcccacggcctgccagcacgcagaattatcagaaagggttgttcagggaagtagctaacggagttttaacacagctgaagctacatgactgatttggtcgtcagctctccgtcgatactactgatagatctacattactactcaatagtcaatactctgaatagatctaaactcctctgccgcgagcgcacccccaaccccgccttggtagcagcgcccacttcgaaacgggcgtaaatcgcaatattttaatttcgccataacttctaaaccaaacgtccaattttaatcaatcaaagaccaaatattgtctacataaactgtacttagagatgaaataatttattttgataaggattattagcatgagtaaattaaatgcgtttaaatgtagtccaaaaaaaatcaagatttttaaataaaaaaatggtagttgtgcctcacttgacatatataggtatagtgtgtcacggacatttttgtagatatttgtaagatctacatttatttagaacattgtatggttctatattttatagtttaggcagcgtacgctaaataagtaaattttctggttgtttccgaaaaactgaaatatcttacggaaccctctattttccaaaataaaaagtagccaatgttactcgtaaataatgtagctttcgaatggtgaaagaattttttaaatcggtccagtagtttttgagcctattcattacaattaaacaaacaaacaaactaaatttacctctttataatccatactaatattataaatgcgaaagtatctctgtctgtctatctgtctgtctgtctgtctgtctgtctgtctgtctcgctttcacgccaaaactactgaaccgattgcaatgaaattttgtacacagttattctagagtctgagaaaggacataggctacattttgatgtgggaaaatatcttatttccatgaaaatatcgatgaaaattaatgcgcattgcgcgtggccagcgctcatcccgggggtcctgggttcgagtcccgcaggcggaacaaaaagttttcaatgttcctgggtcttggatgtgtattaaaataatatttcaaaaatcttaaatatattttatgtataatattataaaaagccaaaaatatatcgatgcaatgaacattttagttctaatacgattcaacagatggcgttttattttttacttcattgtaacatagaactaatcatacttattagttatttatgtttttgttcatagtttttaatacgttagaatattatgtttaataatattatcatattattattaaaaggagttcgagtgtaccgtgttggcctatattccatccagaaaacatatcaatgcaatcaacattttaattctaatatatgaaaacagatggcgttttaatttttacttcattattgtaacagaactaatcatacctactttattatattatgttgtttttattcataactagctgttgcccgcgacttcgtccgcgtggactttagtttatagcgcgcggtgtcaacacaatttgtgtcaaatttaaacactttttaaaaccctggtaagtggtacccctcttagggccgcgctacaccggaatggcagcgctgaaagggctCGCCTCgctgctgccattccggtgtagcgcggcccttaattaatcaaaatacccaaaagcagctgtgcagtgtgtacataatctatactaatattataaatgcgaaagtatctctgtctgtctgtctgtttgtcagtctcgctttcacgccaaacgccaaactaccgaaccgattgtaatggaattttgtatacagatagtctaaagcctgagaaaggacataggctacttttttactggaaaaaagggttgtaagggggtgaaaatgcgtaaatttgttcaaattaagttagttccaaaaattc encodes:
- the LOC121738939 gene encoding protein SCAI — encoded protein: MRRHRDYYRDEIDPDWRPEYERDHREGDHRDHRDPREHRDLRDHRDHRDHRDHREHRDRRMVKMTPLDDHERKIIIEFCHLLEKSKQLFNGLRELPPYGHKQWQSYFGRTFDVYTKLWKFQQQHRLILDTRYGLKRWQIGEIASKIGQLYYHFYLRTSETAYLREAFAFYHAIRGRSYYTKANREDKCELMVKKLRYYARFIVVAILLKKSKLIKELVRELDRQVIEYGATYDPEDQAEWNVVLEEVKAFLIAEPGIAVIYPDNPSVALTISGRVNNMTIPPIEKTPQMYLTLQDAVIIGSGSYQVKFSELTIDMFRILQNLERESETPEDSPHCRSSSTAKGPAPIPKGIQENGLRPENPHKYLLFKPSPSQVLIYLASSCNDLTVNGAILIYISADGYHPNQNKHPEDYGYDIGGLITTSKSDIFKECNKERKDTVPKYKEQQILYPGDLQPFTRKPLFIIVDSDNSYAFQHIPRIFGQPLVILMSPLELPVGINDRRKKGGLFTLYLHNPIAGLCNTCDVFTLPIPIWDKCISLLDVFMKECVRLLLRVRMDPVYYPFLGDDYLRLLILRYIFCECTLRLHKGFRARSNLTRAAPPLPDELFEHRDLVSIALEMTGHIGIKNQFYDSTPSGPLPSRE